A window of Sutcliffiella cohnii contains these coding sequences:
- a CDS encoding glycerophosphodiester phosphodiesterase, translated as MDTKIFGHRGAAGTHPENTMISFQQAKKVGADGIELDVQLSSDGVPVVIHDEKVDRTTDGSGFVKDKKMEELKQLNAVFKFKQFDFCPIPTLQEVLEWASQTTLLINIELKNSVIAYEGLEEKVVELVKLYKVEKQTIFSSFNHYSISKLHRIAPHIEKAILYSEGLFEPWNYAHVVGAQSLHPNKGVATKAIVKAAGSKGIQVRPYTVNDERTMKKMFAMNVSGFFTDYPEKALQIREKIESCPLK; from the coding sequence ATGGATACTAAAATTTTTGGTCATAGAGGAGCGGCTGGTACGCATCCAGAAAATACGATGATTAGTTTTCAACAAGCAAAAAAAGTAGGGGCAGATGGAATTGAACTGGATGTCCAATTGAGTTCAGATGGCGTTCCTGTTGTCATACATGATGAAAAAGTTGACCGAACAACAGACGGTTCTGGTTTTGTAAAAGATAAAAAGATGGAAGAATTAAAACAATTAAACGCAGTATTTAAATTTAAACAGTTTGATTTTTGTCCAATCCCAACATTACAGGAAGTTTTGGAGTGGGCAAGTCAGACGACTTTACTTATTAATATTGAATTAAAAAACAGTGTAATTGCTTATGAAGGACTAGAAGAAAAAGTAGTGGAACTAGTAAAGCTCTATAAAGTAGAAAAACAAACAATCTTTTCTAGTTTTAATCATTATAGTATTTCTAAACTACATCGGATAGCGCCTCACATTGAAAAAGCAATTCTATACTCTGAAGGGTTGTTTGAACCGTGGAATTATGCACATGTTGTAGGGGCGCAAAGTTTACACCCTAATAAAGGAGTTGCTACTAAAGCGATCGTTAAAGCTGCCGGAAGTAAAGGAATCCAGGTGCGTCCGTATACAGTGAATGATGAAAGAACGATGAAAAAGATGTTTGCCATGAATGTATCCGGCTTCTTCACGGATTATCCAGAAAAAGCGCTCCAAATTAGAGAAAAAATTGAGTCATGTCCACTTAAATAA
- a CDS encoding YycC family protein — protein sequence MRPLQISAETAQKLAKALDVPLEQVMHTPQHILIQKLIEIEREEASNRK from the coding sequence ATGAGACCTTTACAAATCTCTGCAGAAACAGCGCAAAAATTAGCAAAAGCATTAGACGTACCATTAGAACAAGTGATGCACACACCTCAACATATTTTAATTCAAAAGCTTATTGAAATAGAACGCGAAGAAGCAAGTAATCGTAAATAA
- the spo0A gene encoding sporulation transcription factor Spo0A, whose protein sequence is MMKTKVCVVDDNRELVGLLEDYISAQEDMEVVGTASNGQECLQLLEKSNPDVLILDIIMPHLDGLAVLERMRALNLTKQPNVIMLTAFGQEDVTKKAVELGASYFILKPFDMEHLVSNIRQVSGKAAPIIKSSHQTFVRHSEPKTKNLDASITSIIHEIGVPAHIKGYLYLREAISMVYNDIELLGSITKVLYPDIAKKFNTTASRVERAIRHAIEVAWSRGNIDSISSLFGYTVSMSKAKPTNSEFIAMVADKLRLEHKAS, encoded by the coding sequence TTGATGAAAACTAAAGTTTGTGTAGTAGATGATAATCGAGAATTAGTTGGGTTGCTTGAAGATTACATTTCAGCTCAGGAAGATATGGAAGTTGTTGGTACTGCTAGTAACGGTCAAGAGTGTTTACAGCTTCTTGAGAAAAGTAACCCAGACGTACTTATATTAGATATTATTATGCCACATTTAGATGGTTTAGCTGTCTTAGAAAGAATGAGAGCATTAAATCTAACTAAACAACCGAATGTTATTATGTTAACTGCCTTCGGTCAAGAAGATGTGACAAAAAAAGCTGTTGAGTTAGGCGCATCTTATTTTATATTAAAACCGTTTGATATGGAACATTTAGTAAGTAATATTCGTCAAGTTAGTGGTAAAGCTGCACCAATCATCAAGAGTTCACACCAAACATTCGTACGTCATTCAGAGCCGAAAACGAAAAATTTAGATGCTAGTATTACTAGTATTATTCATGAAATTGGAGTTCCGGCACATATAAAAGGATATTTATATTTACGAGAAGCAATTTCTATGGTATATAACGATATTGAGCTTTTAGGCTCCATCACAAAAGTTTTATACCCTGATATCGCTAAAAAGTTTAACACTACTGCAAGCCGTGTGGAGCGTGCAATTCGTCATGCGATTGAAGTAGCCTGGAGCCGTGGCAACATAGATTCTATTTCCTCCTTATTCGGTTATACGGTTTCCATGTCTAAAGCTAAACCAACAAACTCAGAATTCATCGCAATGGTCGCTGATAAACTTCGCTTGGAGCATAAAGCTTCTTGA
- the spoIVB gene encoding SpoIVB peptidase, with translation MKKDITRKMIGAFLLVSIMVLCVFQPFKEYVQIPTKITVFEGQGITFPATLPVQAKVGGTDTSVDVSHNDGVVAVSGRKTGQGKVLLEMAGFPIKQMNVDVIPEYKVYPGGQSIGVKLNTVGVLVVGHHLVDTVDGKHSPGEIAGIQVGDIITKINGKTVEQMSDVAPFVQEAGKKGESLQIEIAREQETIETELTPLKDKDEDSYRIGLYIRDSAAGIGTMTFYDPKTMRYGALGHVISDMDTKKPIVVQDGQIVRSTVTSIEKGSNGVPGEKLARFSNDREAIGDITRNSPFGIFGKLHKDIQNGKMDEALPIALPHEVKEGPAKILTVVDEDKVEEFDVEVVSKIEQKFPATKGMVIKITDPKLLEKTGGIVQGMSGSPIIQDGKIIGAVTHVFVNDPTSGYGVHIEWMLNEAGIDIYNTEDEEKAS, from the coding sequence TTGAAAAAAGATATAACGAGAAAAATGATAGGCGCATTTCTCCTTGTTTCCATCATGGTGTTATGTGTGTTCCAACCATTTAAAGAGTATGTTCAAATCCCTACAAAAATAACCGTCTTCGAAGGACAAGGGATAACTTTTCCAGCAACATTACCAGTTCAAGCAAAAGTAGGTGGGACAGACACATCAGTCGATGTCTCACATAACGATGGAGTGGTAGCAGTTAGTGGAAGAAAAACTGGCCAAGGAAAAGTATTGTTAGAAATGGCTGGATTTCCAATTAAACAAATGAATGTTGATGTAATCCCGGAATATAAAGTTTATCCTGGAGGTCAATCAATAGGTGTAAAACTAAATACAGTTGGCGTGCTAGTGGTTGGTCACCACTTAGTAGACACAGTTGACGGTAAGCATTCTCCTGGGGAAATTGCAGGAATTCAAGTTGGAGACATTATTACGAAGATTAATGGCAAAACCGTTGAACAAATGAGTGATGTTGCTCCTTTTGTCCAAGAGGCAGGAAAAAAAGGTGAGTCTCTGCAAATAGAAATTGCAAGGGAGCAAGAAACAATTGAAACAGAATTAACACCGTTAAAAGATAAAGATGAAGATTCATACCGAATAGGATTATATATTAGGGATTCAGCTGCTGGAATTGGAACGATGACATTTTACGATCCAAAAACAATGAGATATGGAGCTCTAGGGCATGTTATTTCTGATATGGATACGAAGAAACCAATTGTCGTTCAAGATGGACAAATTGTTCGTTCGACTGTTACGTCGATAGAAAAAGGAAGTAACGGTGTACCAGGTGAAAAACTCGCGAGATTTTCAAATGATCGAGAAGCAATTGGAGATATTACAAGGAATAGTCCATTTGGTATATTTGGCAAATTACACAAAGATATTCAAAATGGAAAAATGGACGAAGCTTTACCTATTGCGTTACCGCATGAAGTAAAGGAAGGTCCAGCAAAAATATTAACAGTTGTTGATGAAGATAAAGTTGAAGAGTTTGATGTGGAAGTTGTAAGCAAAATAGAACAAAAGTTTCCAGCGACAAAAGGGATGGTAATAAAAATAACAGATCCTAAACTTTTGGAAAAAACCGGGGGAATTGTTCAAGGGATGAGTGGTAGTCCAATAATTCAAGATGGAAAAATAATTGGAGCAGTTACTCATGTATTTGTTAATGACCCAACAAGCGGATACGGAGTTCATATTGAATGGATGTTAAATGAAGCTGGGATTGATATTTACAATACAGAGGATGAGGAAAAAGCGAGCTGA
- the recN gene encoding DNA repair protein RecN, whose amino-acid sequence MIAELSIKNFAIIEAVSISFDKGLTVLTGETGAGKSIIIDAIHLLAGGRGSQEFVRHGEKRAEIEGLFLIESEKHPCIHVCHELGIELDDNMVVLRREIHASGKSVCRVNGKLVTISVLREVGRTLVDIHGQHEHQELMNADLHIDLLDQFGNETINKCVEAYNNVYDHYKSLEVRLNDLTTNEQQMAHRLDLIQFQLEEINNAKLQPKEEEELLAERNKISNYQKLFQALNNSYYSLHGEQKGLDWVGHAMSETEALKAIDPKLGTIYETISNAYYQLEEASYHIRDEIDQLEYDPERLDFIEGRLSEIKQLKKKYGSTVEEILEYAAKIEEELETIQNKDSHIHKLQQELESVESDLLLEAKALTEARTKAAVTLEEKIHEQLRDLYLEKANFKVNVTSHNKFQKNGVDAVEFYLTTNPGEPLKPLARVASGGELSRIMLAMKSIFSQHQGITSIIFDEVDTGVSGKVAQAIANKIYSVSVESQVLCISHLPQVAAMSDTHLFISKEIDKDRTKTRVNILSTEEKVNEIGRMISGIEVTELTKKHAKELLQLANRQKEIK is encoded by the coding sequence ATGATTGCAGAACTTTCGATAAAAAACTTTGCAATAATCGAAGCGGTATCTATTTCGTTTGATAAAGGTTTAACGGTATTAACAGGTGAAACAGGTGCGGGTAAATCGATTATTATTGATGCCATCCACCTTTTAGCAGGTGGGCGAGGTTCGCAAGAATTTGTGAGGCATGGAGAAAAGAGGGCGGAAATTGAAGGTCTTTTTCTAATAGAAAGTGAAAAACATCCATGTATTCACGTTTGTCATGAGCTTGGAATTGAATTAGATGATAATATGGTCGTGCTTCGTAGGGAAATTCATGCATCAGGAAAAAGTGTTTGTAGAGTGAACGGGAAATTAGTAACTATTTCCGTTTTAAGAGAAGTTGGGCGTACGTTAGTAGACATTCACGGGCAGCACGAACATCAAGAATTAATGAATGCTGATTTACATATCGACCTATTAGATCAATTCGGAAATGAAACGATAAACAAGTGTGTGGAAGCGTACAATAACGTATACGATCATTATAAAAGTTTAGAGGTAAGATTGAATGATTTAACGACAAATGAACAACAAATGGCACATCGGTTAGATTTAATTCAGTTCCAACTAGAAGAAATTAATAATGCTAAACTACAGCCGAAAGAAGAGGAAGAACTACTGGCTGAAAGAAATAAAATTAGTAACTATCAAAAACTTTTCCAAGCGTTAAACAATAGCTATTATAGTCTTCATGGTGAACAAAAAGGGTTAGATTGGGTTGGACATGCTATGAGTGAAACGGAAGCGCTAAAGGCAATCGATCCAAAATTGGGTACCATTTATGAAACCATTTCTAATGCCTATTATCAATTGGAAGAAGCTTCTTATCATATTCGTGATGAGATTGACCAATTAGAATATGACCCAGAACGTTTAGATTTTATAGAAGGTCGATTAAGTGAAATAAAGCAATTAAAAAAGAAGTATGGAAGTACTGTAGAAGAGATTTTAGAATATGCGGCAAAAATTGAAGAAGAACTCGAAACGATTCAAAATAAAGATTCTCACATCCACAAACTACAGCAGGAGCTTGAATCGGTTGAATCAGACCTTTTGTTAGAAGCGAAAGCTTTAACTGAAGCTAGAACGAAGGCTGCTGTAACATTAGAAGAGAAAATTCACGAACAGCTACGAGATCTTTATTTAGAAAAAGCAAACTTCAAAGTAAACGTTACTTCTCATAATAAATTTCAAAAAAATGGTGTAGATGCAGTAGAATTTTATTTAACGACAAATCCAGGCGAACCGTTAAAACCGTTAGCGAGAGTTGCTTCAGGTGGAGAGTTATCGCGTATAATGCTAGCGATGAAAAGTATCTTTTCCCAACATCAAGGTATTACATCGATTATTTTTGATGAAGTAGATACTGGTGTAAGTGGAAAAGTGGCTCAAGCAATTGCAAACAAAATTTATTCTGTTTCGGTGGAATCACAAGTTCTTTGTATTTCACATTTACCACAAGTCGCTGCAATGAGCGATACGCATTTATTTATTAGTAAAGAAATTGATAAAGACCGAACAAAAACAAGAGTTAACATTCTTTCAACCGAAGAAAAGGTTAACGAAATTGGACGAATGATATCAGGTATAGAAGTTACGGAACTTACGAAAAAACATGCAAAAGAATTGTTACAACTCGCTAATCGCCAAAAAGAAATTAAATAA
- the ahrC gene encoding transcriptional regulator AhrC/ArgR translates to MTKGQRHIKIRELITNREIETQDELVDLLKGLGFNVTQATVSRDIKELHLVKVPMQDGRYKYSLPADQRFNPLQKLRKSLLDAFVKLDVAGHMIVMKTMPGNANAIGVLIDNLDWVEILGTICGDDTCLIICRTPEEANQLSDKFLGML, encoded by the coding sequence ATGACTAAGGGGCAGAGACATATAAAAATTAGGGAGCTCATTACAAATCGCGAAATTGAAACACAAGATGAATTAGTCGATTTATTAAAAGGGTTAGGCTTTAATGTAACTCAAGCAACGGTTTCTCGAGATATAAAAGAATTACATTTAGTAAAGGTTCCAATGCAGGATGGTCGTTATAAATATAGCCTTCCAGCAGATCAGCGTTTTAACCCGTTACAAAAGCTAAGAAAATCACTACTTGATGCTTTCGTGAAATTAGATGTTGCTGGCCATATGATCGTAATGAAAACAATGCCTGGTAATGCTAATGCAATTGGAGTTTTAATAGATAATTTAGATTGGGTTGAAATATTAGGCACAATTTGTGGAGATGATACTTGTTTAATTATTTGTCGTACTCCAGAAGAAGCAAATCAGCTGTCAGACAAGTTTTTAGGAATGCTTTAA
- a CDS encoding TlyA family RNA methyltransferase, giving the protein MTKKERIDVLLVERGLVDSREKAKRSVMAGLVYSNEERLDKPGEKIAIDAPLTIKGNVLPYVSRGGLKLEKALKVFNLNIKDKMMIDIGASTGGFTDCALQNGVKKSYALDVGYNQLAWKLRQDERVIVMERTNFRYVTPSDLTEGMPEFASIDVSFISLRLILPVLKGLLVPGSDVVALVKPQFEAGREQVGKKGIVRDAKVHEQVLHDIIQFALNQQYVIENLSFSPITGGDGNIEFLLHLSYYGEDHKNEIKLNESIEEVVSQAHAQLRAAKGE; this is encoded by the coding sequence ATGACAAAAAAAGAAAGAATTGATGTTTTACTAGTTGAAAGAGGTTTAGTTGATTCTCGGGAAAAAGCTAAAAGATCCGTAATGGCTGGGTTAGTATATTCGAATGAGGAACGCTTAGACAAGCCCGGAGAAAAAATTGCAATTGATGCTCCTCTTACGATAAAGGGAAACGTACTTCCTTACGTAAGTAGAGGTGGCCTTAAGCTAGAAAAAGCATTAAAAGTATTCAATTTAAATATAAAAGACAAAATGATGATAGATATAGGAGCTTCTACTGGTGGTTTTACGGATTGTGCACTGCAAAATGGTGTGAAAAAAAGCTATGCTTTGGATGTTGGATACAACCAACTTGCGTGGAAGTTACGTCAAGATGAAAGAGTTATCGTAATGGAACGAACAAACTTCCGTTATGTTACCCCAAGTGATTTAACAGAAGGAATGCCTGAGTTTGCATCAATTGATGTATCTTTCATTTCGCTAAGATTAATACTACCTGTTTTAAAAGGACTTTTAGTTCCTGGTAGTGACGTTGTTGCCTTAGTAAAACCACAATTTGAAGCAGGTCGAGAGCAAGTTGGTAAAAAAGGGATTGTACGTGACGCTAAAGTACATGAACAAGTGTTACATGACATTATTCAATTTGCCTTAAACCAACAGTATGTAATTGAAAACTTATCGTTTTCACCAATAACAGGTGGTGATGGGAACATTGAATTTTTACTCCACCTTTCTTACTATGGTGAAGACCATAAGAATGAAATAAAATTAAATGAGTCGATCGAAGAAGTCGTTAGCCAAGCACATGCACAACTTCGAGCTGCAAAAGGGGAATAA
- the dxs gene encoding 1-deoxy-D-xylulose-5-phosphate synthase codes for MDVTKITSPQILKKMSTEELEALSADIRQFLIEKLSKTGGHIGPNLGVVELTIALHKVFDSPKDKLLWDVGHQSYVHKILTGRACEFDTLRQYKGLCGFPKMIESEHDVWETGHSSTSLSAAMGMVAARDIKGTKEHVIPIIGDGALTGGMALEALNHIGHEKKNMIVILNDNEMSIAPNVGALHSVLGRLRTAGKYNWVKDELEMLLKKIPAVGGKLASTAERIKDSVKYLLVSGMFFEELGFTYLGPIDGHNYQELFENLQYAKKTEGPVIVHVITKKGKGFKPAETDKVGTWHGTGPYKIETGDLIKPVSAPPAWSSVISETVRRLAREDERIVAITPAMPVGSKLVGFASEFPERMYDVGIAEQHATTMAAGLATQKMKPFLAIYSTFLQRAYDQVVHDICRPNLNVFIGIDRSGLVGEDGETHQGVFDIAFLRHLPNLVLMMPKDENEGQHMVHTSLTYDDGPIALRFPRGNGLGVKMDEELKQIPIGSWEVLKEGSDAAILTFGTTIPMALEAAELLEKEDVSVKVINARFIKPMDEGMLHSLLEDCMPLLTIEEAVLQGGFGSAVLEFANDHGYASPIKRMGIPDRFIEHGSVKALLEEIGLTTPEVVRTIKTIARRKQKRA; via the coding sequence TTGGATGTTACAAAGATTACAAGCCCACAAATATTAAAAAAGATGTCAACGGAAGAGTTGGAAGCACTAAGTGCAGATATCCGTCAATTTTTAATTGAGAAGTTATCCAAAACAGGGGGACATATTGGTCCTAACTTAGGTGTGGTAGAACTAACTATTGCTCTTCATAAAGTTTTTGATAGCCCAAAAGATAAACTTTTATGGGACGTTGGACATCAATCATATGTTCATAAGATATTAACTGGTCGTGCCTGTGAATTTGATACGTTACGCCAATATAAAGGTCTATGTGGATTCCCGAAAATGATTGAAAGTGAACATGATGTATGGGAAACCGGACATTCCTCCACTTCTCTTTCTGCTGCAATGGGTATGGTTGCGGCAAGAGATATTAAAGGTACAAAAGAGCACGTTATCCCAATTATTGGTGATGGAGCTCTAACCGGTGGAATGGCTTTAGAGGCACTTAACCATATTGGACATGAGAAGAAAAACATGATTGTTATCTTGAATGATAATGAAATGTCGATTGCTCCGAACGTTGGAGCACTTCATAGCGTTTTAGGAAGACTACGAACAGCTGGAAAGTATAATTGGGTAAAAGATGAATTAGAAATGCTGTTGAAGAAAATTCCGGCAGTTGGTGGAAAGCTAGCTTCCACTGCGGAAAGAATTAAAGACAGTGTGAAATATTTACTTGTAAGCGGAATGTTCTTTGAAGAGCTCGGCTTTACTTATTTAGGTCCAATTGATGGTCATAATTATCAGGAGCTTTTTGAGAATTTACAATATGCGAAGAAAACAGAAGGTCCGGTAATCGTTCATGTAATAACGAAAAAAGGTAAAGGGTTTAAGCCTGCTGAAACAGATAAGGTTGGAACGTGGCATGGTACAGGTCCATATAAAATAGAAACAGGAGATTTAATTAAACCTGTTAGTGCACCACCTGCATGGAGTAGTGTTATAAGTGAAACAGTTAGAAGACTGGCTAGAGAAGACGAGCGTATTGTTGCGATTACACCAGCAATGCCAGTAGGCTCTAAATTAGTTGGTTTTGCTAGTGAGTTCCCGGAAAGAATGTACGATGTAGGTATTGCAGAACAGCATGCTACCACCATGGCTGCTGGACTGGCTACTCAAAAAATGAAGCCGTTTTTAGCAATATACTCTACGTTTTTACAACGTGCGTATGACCAAGTAGTTCATGATATTTGCCGTCCGAATTTAAACGTATTTATCGGTATTGACCGTTCGGGCTTAGTTGGTGAAGATGGAGAAACTCACCAAGGGGTATTTGATATAGCATTTTTACGTCACTTGCCTAATTTAGTACTAATGATGCCGAAAGATGAGAACGAAGGCCAACATATGGTACATACATCTTTAACGTATGATGATGGCCCGATTGCACTACGTTTCCCTAGAGGTAATGGTCTAGGGGTGAAAATGGACGAAGAGCTTAAACAAATTCCGATTGGCTCTTGGGAAGTGTTAAAAGAAGGTAGCGATGCAGCAATTTTAACATTTGGTACAACCATTCCGATGGCATTGGAAGCAGCTGAACTTCTAGAAAAAGAGGATGTTTCTGTTAAAGTAATTAACGCTCGCTTTATTAAACCGATGGACGAAGGGATGCTTCATAGTTTATTGGAAGATTGTATGCCGTTATTAACAATTGAAGAAGCCGTTTTACAAGGGGGCTTCGGAAGTGCGGTGTTAGAATTTGCAAATGATCATGGCTATGCTTCCCCAATTAAACGTATGGGTATACCAGATCGTTTTATTGAACATGGTAGTGTAAAGGCGTTATTAGAAGAAATAGGACTCACAACTCCTGAAGTTGTGCGGACAATAAAGACGATTGCAAGAAGAAAACAAAAAAGGGCATAA
- a CDS encoding polyprenyl synthetase family protein: MELVNLEQFFKENKQLVEEYLTANISELHAPTVIVDAMKYSLDAGGKRIRPLLLLATLQSFGKDEAIGLPVAAAVEMIHTYSLIHDDLPCMDDDDYRRGKLTNHKVFGEAMAVLAGDALLTFSFQVITRLIKEYKIDPLTGMKLVEELAMAAGPEGMVGGQVADMEGEGKSLSLNDLIYIHEHKTGKLLEFSLVAGATLANASEEEIKKLREVAYHIGLAFQIKDDILDIEGEQEKIGKRVGSDTANDKVTYPSLLTLEGAKDKLQEHISAAKALLSSLELKNDLLHQVCDLIGNRDH; the protein is encoded by the coding sequence ATGGAATTAGTAAATTTAGAGCAATTTTTCAAAGAAAATAAACAATTAGTAGAAGAATATTTAACAGCCAATATATCTGAACTTCATGCACCTACTGTTATTGTGGATGCAATGAAATACTCATTAGATGCGGGCGGGAAAAGAATTAGACCACTATTGTTGTTGGCTACTTTGCAATCATTCGGCAAAGATGAAGCAATTGGTTTACCGGTGGCAGCTGCTGTTGAAATGATTCATACATATTCTCTAATTCATGATGACTTACCTTGTATGGATGACGATGATTACAGACGTGGTAAACTAACGAACCATAAAGTGTTCGGAGAAGCGATGGCGGTCCTAGCGGGTGATGCCCTACTTACGTTCAGCTTTCAAGTGATTACTAGGCTTATAAAGGAATATAAAATAGACCCGTTAACAGGAATGAAATTAGTAGAAGAGTTAGCGATGGCAGCAGGCCCTGAAGGAATGGTAGGTGGTCAAGTAGCTGATATGGAAGGTGAAGGAAAAAGTTTAAGTTTAAATGATTTAATCTATATTCATGAGCATAAAACAGGTAAGCTATTAGAATTTAGTTTAGTAGCTGGTGCGACACTTGCTAACGCTTCAGAAGAAGAAATCAAAAAACTAAGAGAAGTTGCTTATCACATAGGACTTGCTTTCCAAATTAAAGACGATATTCTAGATATAGAAGGAGAACAAGAAAAAATAGGTAAAAGAGTAGGTTCTGATACAGCTAATGATAAAGTGACATATCCATCTCTGTTAACGTTGGAAGGTGCCAAGGATAAATTACAAGAGCATATTAGTGCGGCAAAAGCCCTTCTTTCCTCTCTCGAACTGAAAAATGACCTCCTTCATCAAGTTTGTGACTTAATTGGTAACCGAGACCATTAA
- a CDS encoding exodeoxyribonuclease VII small subunit, which produces MSEKKNELSFEDAIKQLERIVEKLEHGDVPLEEAITYYKEGMNLSKHCHDRLKHVEAQMEQILRENGELEPFSVQEEE; this is translated from the coding sequence ATGAGTGAGAAAAAGAATGAACTTTCATTTGAGGATGCAATAAAGCAGTTAGAACGTATAGTAGAAAAATTAGAACATGGGGATGTTCCGTTAGAAGAGGCTATAACTTATTATAAAGAAGGTATGAATCTTTCTAAGCATTGCCATGACCGATTAAAGCATGTAGAAGCACAAATGGAACAAATCCTCCGCGAAAATGGGGAGCTGGAGCCCTTCTCTGTACAGGAGGAGGAATAA